Proteins encoded in a region of the Zea mays cultivar B73 chromosome 4, Zm-B73-REFERENCE-NAM-5.0, whole genome shotgun sequence genome:
- the LOC103653430 gene encoding uncharacterized protein, producing the protein MYATKPLSLFKSHPEAASRPPPEGRNSGYLVVKGADDEGGDDETCCWGTCGGSRVRELPFPQNRVLTVRYTEHHGESSSTYADAVVFVPVPDQPLASNRYYPVIATGKHKGLVRACSTEEDMVQCCFCRCISDVDPRPFDPADIYQQVEIVQRRRGRFTARAVAPDGFPYFLYRKKYWRVYASKPKNFDLGEARGLDAALRSRQLSDAASVLDAFPAPARSAVGKWYSPFFLVKEDGVAPPREQMERSAFYEVTLEQRWWEPGHATAGGPKLDSRRALIGGSVEAKQEAASSRHGDAYVWFRAPATGQRVGLCASVWERMRWEEYRGGWVDEGEDPGKVGGGSVLVERFVVKRLDGTVVVAFDFVHLNKVRAKQL; encoded by the coding sequence ATGTACGCGACCAAGCCGCTGTCCCTGTTCAAGAGCCACCCGGAGGCGGCGTCGCGGCCGCCACCGGAGGGCCGCAACTCCGGCTACCTCGTGGTGAAGGGAGCCGACGACGAGGGTGGCGACGACGAGacgtgctgctggggcacctgcgGCGGGTCGCGCGTGCGGGAGCTCCCGTTCCCGCAGAACCGCGTGCTGACGGTGAGGTACACGGAGCACCACGGGGAGAGCAGCAGTACCTACGCCGACGCCGTCGTGTTCGTGCCCGTACCCGACCAGCCGCTGGCGTCCAACCGCTACTACCCCGTCATCGCcacgggcaagcacaagggcctcGTCAGGGCGTGCTCTACAGAGGAGGACATGGTGCAGTGCTGTTTCTGCCGGTGCATCAGCGACGTGGACCCGCGGCCGTTCGACCCGGCGGACATCTACCAGCAGGTCGAGATCGTGCAGCGCCGGCGCGGGCGGTTCACGGCCAGAGCCGTGGCTCCCGACGGCTTCCCCTACTTCCTCTACCGCAAGAAGTACTGGCGCGTGTACGCGTCCAAGCCCAAGAACTTCGACCTCGGCGAGGCCCGGGGCCTGGACGCCGCGCTCCGGTCTCGCCAGCTCTCGGACGCCGCCAGCGTCCTCGACGCGTTCCCGGCGCCGGCCAGAAGCGCCGTTGGGAAATGGTACTCCCCGTTCTTCCTCGTCAAAGAAGACGGcgtagcgccgccgcgggagcagATGGAACGCAGCGCGTTCTACGAGGTGACCCTGGAGCAGCGCTGGTGGGAGCCGGGGCACGCGACGGCCGGCGGCCCGAAGTTGGACAGCAGGAGGGCGCTCATCGGCGGGAGCGTTGAGGCAAAGCAGGAGGCGGCGAGCTCGCGGCACGGAGACGCGTACGTGTGGTTCAGGGCGCCGGCGACGGGGCAGCGGGTGGGGCTGTGCGCGAGCGTGTGGGAGAGGATGCGGTGGGAGGAGTACAGGGGCGGGTGGGTGGACGAGGGGGAGGATCCCGGGAAGGTGGGCGGCGGATCGGTGCTGGTGGAGAGGTTCGTGGTGAAGAGGCTGGATGGCACCGTGGTTGTGGCCTTTGACTTTGTGCATCTCAACAAAGTCAGAGCAAAACAGCTGTGA